In Helianthus annuus cultivar XRQ/B chromosome 9, HanXRQr2.0-SUNRISE, whole genome shotgun sequence, the following are encoded in one genomic region:
- the LOC110878708 gene encoding amino acid transporter AVT1I — protein sequence MDPETQHLTTSSATSSFLNTCFNGLNALSGVGIITVPYALAAGGWLSLLLLFTIAISTFYTGLLIKRCMDTDPTIRSYPDIGDRAFGKTGRIIVLILINMELYLVATGFLIMEGDNLSNMFPQMDFDILGVHVSSKKSFVIIVAAIILPTTWLNNMRLLSYISASGVLASLIVLGSVLWVGVFDGVGLQEKGRLVSWNGMPSAISLYAFCYGVHPVLPTLYTSMRNKHQFSKVLLLCFVFSTVTYSSMAVIGYLMFGSKVESQITLSLPTDKTSSRVAIFTTLVTPILKYALLVTPIVDSIKERLLYSFNTKKYSLLIKTSLVITTVVVAIALPFFGDLMSLVGALLIVAASSILPSLCYLKISGTYKIFGLELVLIGFIVLIGILVAIMGTYTALADILRKL from the exons ATGGATCCAGAAACCCAGCACTTAACCACCTCTAGTGCCACTTCCTCCTTCCTCAACACATGTTTCAATGGTCTCAATGCTCTATCAG GTGTCGGGATTATAACGGTTCCATATGCGTTGGCGGCAGGAGGGTGGTTGAGCTTGCTACTGCTTTTCACAATAGCCATCTCAACATTCTACACCGGTTTACTTATTAAAAGATGTATGGATACTGATCCTACAATAAGAAGTTATCCGGACATTGGAGATCGTGCATTTGGTAAAACCGGTAGGATCATCGTATTAATCCTCATTAACATGGAGCTTTATTTAGTTGCTACTGGTTTTTTAATCATGGAAGGTGATAATTTAAGCAATATGTTTCCACAAATGGACTTTGATATTTTGGGGGTTCATGTAAGTAGCAAGAAAAGCTTTGTTATAATCGTTGCGGCCATCATTCTCCCCACTACTTGGTTGAATAACATGCGACTTCTTTCGTATATATCAGCAAGTGGTGTCCTAGCATCTTTGATCGTGTTAGGCTCAGTCTTGTGGGTTGGTGTGTTTGATGGCGTCGGGTTGCAGGAAAAGGGTAGATTAGTATCTTGGAACGGGATGCCTTCGGCTATTAGTTTGTATGCTTTCTGCTATGGTGTGCATCCGGTCCTCCCTACTTTGTATACTTCCATGAGGAACAAACATCAGTTCTCAAAG GTGTTGCTACTATGTTTTGTTTTCAGCACAGTTACTTACTCTTCAATGGCAGTTATTGGTTACCTCATGTTTGGTTCAAAGGTAGAGTCACAAATTACCTTAAGCCTTCCTACCGACAAAACAAGCTCACGGGTGGCAATATTCACCACCCTGGTGACTCCTATACTTAAATATGCACTACTGGTGACACCAATTGTCGACTCAATCAAAGAACGATTGCTATATTCTTTCAATACAAAAAAGTATAGCCTCTTGATCAAAACATCACTCGTAATAACCACGGTAGTTGTAGCCATAGCACTTCCTTTCTTTGGGGATTTGATGTCACTTGTGGGGGCGCTTTTAATTGTCGCAGCATCGTCTATATTGCCATCGTTGTGTTACTTGAAGATTTCAGGCACTTACAAGATATTTGGACTTGAGTTGGTGCTTATTGGATTCATTGTGCTCATTGGGATTTTGGTTGCAATTATGGGTACTTACACAGCATTGGCAGATATACTAAGGAAACTGTAA